A genomic stretch from Serratia entomophila includes:
- the mutL gene encoding DNA mismatch repair endonuclease MutL: MSIQVLPPQLANQIAAGEVVERPASVVKELVENSLDAGATRIDIDIERGGAKLIRIRDNGCGIGKDDLALALARHATSKISTLDDLEAIVSLGFRGEALASISSVSRLTLTSRTAEQSEAWQAYAEGRDQAVTVKPAAHPVGSTLEVLDLFYNTPARRKFMRTEKTEFGHIDEVVRRIALARFDVAINLSHNGKLIRQYRAAKEESQHERRLGSICGPAFLQHALNISWQHGDLTIRGWVADPAGARQLGEMQYCYVNSRMMRDRLINHAIRQAYQDQLKDDQQPAYVLYLEVDPHQVDVNVHPAKHEVRFHQARLVHDFIYQAVTTVLQQAGSAPLPLVQTPGEDAAPAWQPENRIAAGGNHFSQPAPRRETPASPAAPARERAPQPPYQAGSGYQKREGELYGKLLQAAEPQREAVPKQPLFPPAKPAPEAPLAGGQHSFGRVLMIHPPCYALIERQHQPVLLNLPVAERWLRQAQLNPPEEGLRPQPLLIPIKLTLNKNEAAAIARHQALLAKMGLDLQAGSGRVTLRAVPLPLRQQNLQKLIPELLGYLAEHQEMSPALLATWIARRLGSDHEQWNTSQAIQLLTDVERLCPQLVKSPPSGLLQPVDLQAALAALKHD, from the coding sequence ATGTCTATCCAGGTGTTACCGCCACAGCTCGCCAACCAGATTGCCGCCGGAGAAGTGGTCGAACGGCCGGCGTCGGTGGTGAAGGAACTGGTGGAAAACAGCCTGGACGCCGGCGCAACGCGCATCGATATCGACATCGAACGCGGCGGCGCCAAGCTGATCCGCATTCGCGACAACGGCTGCGGCATCGGCAAGGACGATCTGGCGCTGGCCCTGGCGCGCCACGCTACCAGTAAAATCAGCACGCTCGACGACCTGGAGGCAATTGTCAGCCTCGGTTTTCGCGGCGAGGCGCTGGCCAGCATCAGCTCGGTTTCCCGTCTGACCCTCACCTCACGCACCGCCGAACAGAGCGAAGCCTGGCAGGCTTACGCCGAAGGGCGCGATCAGGCGGTGACGGTCAAACCCGCCGCGCACCCGGTTGGCAGCACCCTGGAGGTGTTGGATCTGTTCTACAACACCCCGGCGCGCCGCAAGTTCATGCGCACCGAGAAAACCGAATTCGGCCATATCGATGAAGTGGTGCGGCGCATTGCGCTGGCGCGTTTCGATGTGGCTATCAACCTCAGCCACAACGGCAAGCTGATTCGCCAGTACCGGGCGGCGAAAGAGGAAAGCCAGCATGAACGCCGGCTGGGCAGCATCTGCGGCCCGGCGTTTTTGCAGCATGCGCTGAATATTTCCTGGCAGCATGGCGACCTCACCATTCGCGGTTGGGTGGCCGATCCCGCAGGGGCGCGCCAACTGGGCGAAATGCAGTATTGCTACGTCAACAGCCGCATGATGCGCGATCGTTTGATCAACCATGCGATCCGCCAGGCCTACCAGGATCAGCTCAAAGACGATCAGCAGCCCGCTTATGTGCTGTATCTGGAGGTGGATCCGCATCAGGTGGACGTTAACGTTCACCCGGCCAAGCATGAGGTGCGTTTCCATCAGGCGCGGCTGGTGCACGACTTTATCTATCAGGCGGTGACCACCGTGCTGCAGCAGGCCGGCTCCGCGCCGCTGCCGCTGGTGCAGACGCCGGGTGAAGATGCGGCGCCGGCCTGGCAGCCGGAAAACCGCATCGCCGCCGGCGGCAACCATTTTTCCCAACCGGCGCCGCGCCGCGAAACGCCAGCGTCTCCGGCCGCGCCAGCCCGCGAACGGGCGCCACAGCCGCCTTACCAGGCAGGGAGCGGCTACCAGAAGCGCGAAGGCGAGCTGTACGGCAAGCTGCTGCAGGCCGCCGAGCCGCAGCGGGAGGCCGTGCCTAAGCAACCGCTGTTCCCGCCGGCGAAGCCTGCGCCGGAAGCGCCGTTGGCGGGCGGGCAGCACAGCTTTGGCCGGGTGCTGATGATTCATCCGCCGTGCTACGCGTTGATCGAGCGCCAGCATCAGCCGGTGCTGCTCAACCTGCCGGTCGCCGAACGCTGGCTGCGCCAGGCGCAGCTGAACCCGCCGGAGGAAGGGCTGCGGCCGCAGCCGCTGCTGATCCCTATCAAACTGACGCTGAACAAAAATGAGGCGGCGGCGATAGCGCGCCATCAGGCGCTGTTGGCGAAAATGGGGCTGGATCTGCAGGCAGGGAGCGGCCGTGTGACGCTGCGCGCAGTGCCTTTACCATTACGCCAACAAAATTTACAAAAACTGATACCTGAACTGTTAGGCTATCTGGCCGAGCATCAGGAGATGTCGCCCGCGCTGCTGGCCACCTGGATTGCCCGCCGTTTAGGCAGCGATCATGAACAGTGGAACACCTCGCAAGCGATACAATTGCTGACCGACGTTGAACGACTTTGCCCGCAGCTGGTCAAATCGCCACCGAGCGGACTTTTACAACCCGTTGATCTACAGGCTGCATTGGCGGCCCTCAAGCATGACTGA
- the hflK gene encoding FtsH protease activity modulator HflK, protein MAWNQPGNNGQDRDPWGSSNNNGGNSGGNNKGGRDQGPPDLDDIFRKLSKKLSSLGGGKGSNSNSGGTGTSGPGFSGRIIGIAAVAVVVIWAASGFYTIKEAERGVVTRFGKFSHLVQPGLNWKPTFIDEVRPVNVESVRELAASGVMLTSDENVVRVEMNVQYRVTNPEAYLFSVVNADDSLSQATDSALRGVIGKYSMDRILTEGRTVVRNDTQRMLEETIRPYNMGITLLDVNFQAARPPEEVKASFDDAIAARENEQQYIREAEAYANEVQPRANGQAQRLLEDSKAYKDRTILEAQGEVASFAKLLPEYKSAPEITRERLYIETMQKVLSHTRKVLVSDKGNNLMMLPLDQMLRGQANAADGGNKDSSLIRLNPAPSASSGSSSQRTGDGSVMDQRRANAQRDDTTRVGRE, encoded by the coding sequence ATGGCGTGGAATCAGCCCGGTAATAACGGACAGGACCGCGACCCGTGGGGGAGCAGCAATAACAATGGCGGCAACTCTGGCGGTAACAACAAAGGCGGTCGTGATCAAGGGCCACCTGATTTGGACGATATCTTCCGCAAGCTGAGCAAGAAATTGAGCAGCCTGGGCGGGGGCAAAGGCTCCAACAGCAATAGCGGCGGCACCGGCACCTCTGGTCCGGGCTTTAGCGGCCGCATCATCGGTATCGCGGCGGTCGCCGTGGTGGTGATCTGGGCCGCCAGCGGCTTCTACACCATCAAGGAAGCCGAACGCGGCGTGGTGACACGCTTTGGCAAGTTCAGCCACCTGGTGCAGCCGGGCCTGAACTGGAAGCCGACCTTCATCGACGAAGTGCGCCCGGTCAACGTGGAATCAGTGCGTGAACTGGCGGCGTCCGGCGTGATGCTGACCTCCGACGAGAACGTAGTGCGGGTGGAAATGAACGTGCAGTACCGCGTGACCAATCCGGAAGCCTATCTGTTCAGCGTGGTGAATGCCGACGACAGCCTGAGCCAGGCGACCGACAGCGCCCTGCGCGGCGTGATCGGCAAGTACTCGATGGACCGCATCCTGACCGAAGGCCGTACCGTGGTGCGTAACGATACGCAACGCATGCTGGAAGAGACCATTCGTCCTTACAACATGGGTATTACGCTGCTGGACGTCAACTTCCAGGCGGCGCGTCCACCGGAAGAGGTTAAAGCCTCGTTCGATGACGCCATCGCCGCGCGTGAGAACGAGCAACAGTATATCCGTGAGGCGGAAGCCTACGCCAACGAAGTGCAGCCGCGTGCGAACGGCCAGGCGCAGCGCCTGCTGGAAGATTCCAAGGCGTACAAAGACCGTACCATTCTGGAGGCCCAGGGTGAGGTGGCCAGCTTCGCCAAGCTGCTGCCGGAATACAAGTCCGCCCCGGAAATTACCCGCGAGCGTCTGTATATCGAAACCATGCAGAAAGTCCTGAGCCATACCCGTAAGGTGCTGGTGAGTGACAAAGGCAATAATCTGATGATGTTACCGCTGGATCAAATGCTGCGCGGCCAGGCCAATGCGGCGGACGGCGGCAATAAGGACTCTAGCCTGATTCGCCTCAACCCCGCTCCGTCTGCCAGCAGCGGCTCCAGCAGCCAGCGTACCGGCGACGGTTCGGTCATGGACCAACGCCGGGCGAATGCGCAGCGTGACGACACCACTCGCGTAGGGAGAGAGTAA
- the hfq gene encoding RNA chaperone Hfq — protein MAKGQSLQDPFLNALRRERVPVSIYLVNGIKLQGQIESFDQFVILLKNTVSQMVYKHAISTVVPSRPVSHHSNNPSGGTSNYHHGNNPSAPQQPQQESDDAE, from the coding sequence ATGGCTAAGGGGCAATCTTTGCAAGATCCGTTCCTGAACGCATTGCGTCGTGAACGTGTTCCGGTTTCTATTTATTTGGTGAATGGTATTAAGCTGCAAGGCCAGATTGAGTCTTTTGACCAGTTTGTCATCCTGTTGAAAAACACGGTGAGCCAGATGGTTTATAAGCACGCTATCTCTACCGTTGTCCCGTCACGCCCGGTTTCGCACCATAGCAACAATCCGAGCGGCGGCACCAGTAACTATCACCATGGTAACAACCCGTCTGCGCCGCAACAGCCGCAGCAGGAAAGCGATGACGCTGAATAA
- the hflX gene encoding ribosome rescue GTPase HflX yields MFDRYEAGEQAVLVHIYFSQDKDTEDLSEFESLVSSAGVEALQVVTGSRKAPHPKYFVGEGKAEEIADAVKASGASVVLFDHSLSPAQERNLERLCECRVIDRTGLILDIFAQRARTHEGKLQVELAQLRHIATRLVRGWTHLERQKGGIGLRGPGETQLETDRRLLRDRISLILRRLERVEKQREQGRRARTRADVPTVSLVGYTNAGKSTLFNRITSAEVYAADQLFATLDPTLRRIDVADVGDTVLADTVGFIRHLPHDLVAAFKATLQETRQASLLLHVIDAADARVDENIEAVNTVLAEIDSDEIPTLLVMNKIDMLDDFVPRIDRNDENLPIRVWLSAASGEGIPLLYQALTERLSGEIAHYELRLPPQAGRLRSRFYQLQAIEKEWNEEDGSIGVVVRMPIVEWRRLCKQEQDLINFIV; encoded by the coding sequence TTGTTTGACCGTTATGAAGCCGGTGAGCAGGCCGTACTGGTTCATATCTATTTCTCGCAAGACAAAGATACCGAAGACCTCAGCGAGTTCGAATCCCTGGTGTCCTCGGCGGGTGTAGAAGCTTTGCAAGTGGTGACTGGCAGCCGCAAAGCCCCGCATCCCAAGTACTTTGTAGGTGAAGGAAAGGCCGAAGAAATTGCAGATGCGGTAAAAGCCAGTGGCGCGTCTGTTGTCCTGTTTGATCACTCCCTTTCCCCGGCGCAGGAGAGAAACCTCGAGCGCCTGTGCGAATGCCGGGTGATCGATCGCACCGGGTTGATTCTAGACATCTTTGCCCAGCGTGCCCGTACCCATGAAGGTAAGCTGCAGGTAGAGCTGGCGCAGTTGCGCCATATCGCCACGCGTCTGGTGCGCGGTTGGACGCACCTGGAGCGCCAAAAAGGGGGGATTGGCCTGCGCGGGCCGGGGGAAACCCAGTTAGAGACCGACCGTCGTTTGTTGCGCGATCGCATCAGCTTGATTCTGCGCCGCCTGGAGCGGGTAGAGAAGCAGCGTGAACAAGGCCGACGGGCGCGTACCCGAGCAGATGTGCCGACCGTGTCGCTGGTGGGTTACACCAACGCCGGCAAATCCACCCTGTTTAACCGAATAACGTCTGCCGAGGTTTATGCGGCGGACCAGCTATTTGCCACCCTGGATCCCACCCTGCGGCGCATCGACGTGGCGGACGTGGGCGATACCGTGTTGGCGGATACCGTAGGCTTTATCCGGCACCTGCCGCACGATCTGGTGGCCGCCTTCAAGGCGACGCTGCAGGAAACGCGCCAGGCGTCTCTGCTGCTGCATGTCATCGACGCCGCGGATGCTCGCGTCGATGAAAACATTGAAGCGGTCAATACCGTGTTGGCGGAGATTGACTCGGATGAAATCCCTACACTGTTAGTGATGAACAAAATAGATATGCTGGATGACTTTGTCCCGCGTATCGACCGCAACGACGAAAATTTACCTATCCGGGTGTGGCTGTCCGCCGCCAGCGGAGAAGGTATTCCGTTGCTGTATCAGGCGTTGACGGAGCGCTTATCGGGGGAAATCGCGCATTATGAGCTGCGCTTACCGCCACAGGCAGGCCGTCTTCGTAGCCGTTTTTACCAGCTTCAGGCAATCGAAAAAGAGTGGAACGAAGAAGACGGCAGCATCGGCGTGGTGGTGCGTATGCCCATCGTCGAGTGGCGCCGCCTCTGTAAACAGGAACAGGACCTGATTAACTTTATCGTATGA
- the hflC gene encoding protease modulator HflC produces MRKSFVVIVLVVLVALYASLFVVQEGQRGIVLRFGKVLRDSENKPLVYAPGLHFKIPFIETVKNLDARIQTMDNQADRFVTSEKKDLIVDSYLKWRISDFSRYYLATGGGDVSQAEVLLKRKFSDRLRSEIGRLDVKDIVTDSRGKLMSDVRDALNTGTVGDGEEVATTEADDAIASAAARVERETTGKQPQVNPNSMAALGIEVIDVRIKQINLPAEVSDAIYQRMRAEREAVARRLRSQGQEEAEKLRASADYEVTRTLAEAERQARINRGEGDAEAAKLFANAFSQDPDFYAFIRSLRAYEASFKNNQDVMVLSPDSDFFRYMKSPESTRK; encoded by the coding sequence ATGCGTAAGTCTTTTGTAGTTATCGTCCTCGTGGTGCTGGTGGCGCTGTATGCTTCATTGTTTGTGGTGCAGGAAGGCCAACGCGGCATCGTGCTGCGCTTCGGCAAGGTACTGCGCGACAGCGAAAACAAGCCGCTGGTGTATGCGCCGGGTCTGCACTTCAAGATCCCGTTTATTGAAACCGTGAAGAACCTGGATGCGCGCATTCAGACCATGGACAACCAGGCCGATCGCTTCGTGACCAGCGAGAAGAAAGACCTGATCGTTGACTCCTACCTGAAGTGGCGCATCAGCGATTTCAGCCGTTACTATCTGGCGACCGGCGGCGGCGACGTCTCCCAGGCCGAAGTGCTGCTGAAACGTAAATTCAGTGACCGTCTGCGTTCCGAGATCGGCCGTCTGGACGTGAAAGACATCGTGACCGACTCGCGCGGCAAGCTGATGTCAGACGTGCGCGACGCGCTGAATACCGGCACCGTGGGTGATGGCGAAGAAGTGGCGACCACCGAAGCCGATGACGCTATCGCTTCTGCCGCGGCGCGCGTTGAGCGGGAAACCACCGGCAAACAGCCGCAGGTTAACCCGAACAGCATGGCGGCGTTGGGTATCGAAGTGATCGACGTGCGTATCAAGCAGATCAACCTGCCGGCCGAAGTGTCAGACGCCATTTACCAGCGTATGCGCGCCGAGCGTGAAGCGGTAGCCCGTCGTCTGCGTTCGCAGGGCCAGGAAGAAGCCGAGAAACTGCGCGCCAGCGCGGATTACGAAGTGACCCGTACTCTGGCTGAAGCCGAGCGCCAGGCGCGTATCAACCGCGGTGAAGGCGACGCCGAAGCGGCCAAGCTGTTCGCCAACGCGTTCAGCCAGGATCCGGACTTCTATGCCTTTATCCGTAGCCTGCGTGCTTATGAAGCCAGCTTCAAGAACAACCAGGACGTGATGGTACTGAGCCCGGACAGCGATTTCTTCCGCTATATGAAATCGCCTGAGTCCACGCGCAAGTAA
- a CDS encoding DUF2065 domain-containing protein, protein MNSTIWLALGLVLVLEGLGPMLFPQAWRKMILAMSQLPDATLRRFGGGIVVAGCVIYYMLRSRTGV, encoded by the coding sequence ATGAATTCGACGATCTGGCTGGCGCTTGGGCTGGTTTTGGTGCTGGAAGGGCTGGGGCCGATGTTGTTTCCACAGGCTTGGCGCAAAATGATACTGGCGATGAGCCAATTGCCTGACGCCACGCTGCGGCGATTTGGCGGCGGCATAGTGGTTGCGGGCTGCGTGATCTACTACATGTTGCGCAGCCGCACCGGGGTTTAA
- the miaA gene encoding tRNA (adenosine(37)-N6)-dimethylallyltransferase MiaA, with translation MTDTEMTPRPPAIFIMGPTASGKTALAIALRQRLPVELISVDSALIYRGMDIGTAKPSAEELAQAPHRLIDIRDPLQAYSAADFRADALKEMADITAAGRIPLLVGGTMLYFKALLEGLSPLPSADPVVRERIERQAAEQGWEALHRQLQEIDPVAALRIHPNDPQRLSRALEVFFISGKTLTELTKISGESLPYHVHQFAIAPSSRELIHQRIELRYHQMLAAGFETEARALFARGDLHTDLPSIRCVGYRQMWSYFSGEISYDEMVYRGICATRQLAKRQMTWLRGWNSVHWLDSEKPGEALDSVIQVVSA, from the coding sequence ATGACTGATACTGAAATGACACCACGTCCCCCGGCTATTTTTATCATGGGGCCGACCGCCTCGGGCAAGACCGCGCTGGCGATCGCGCTGCGCCAACGCTTGCCCGTGGAGCTGATCAGCGTGGATTCTGCGCTGATTTATCGCGGCATGGATATCGGTACCGCCAAGCCGAGCGCCGAAGAATTGGCGCAGGCGCCGCACCGTTTGATCGACATTCGCGATCCGCTGCAGGCTTATTCGGCGGCGGATTTTCGCGCCGACGCGCTGAAGGAGATGGCCGACATCACCGCCGCCGGGCGCATTCCGCTGCTGGTGGGCGGTACCATGTTGTATTTCAAGGCATTGCTGGAGGGATTGTCACCGCTGCCGTCCGCCGATCCGGTGGTGCGCGAGCGCATAGAACGGCAGGCGGCGGAGCAGGGCTGGGAGGCGTTGCACCGTCAATTGCAGGAGATTGACCCGGTTGCAGCGTTAAGAATTCATCCGAATGATCCGCAGAGACTGTCCAGAGCACTGGAAGTTTTTTTTATTTCGGGTAAAACTTTAACGGAACTGACTAAAATTTCGGGTGAATCGTTACCGTATCATGTGCACCAATTTGCGATAGCGCCGTCCAGCCGTGAGTTGATCCATCAACGCATCGAGCTGCGGTACCATCAAATGTTGGCGGCGGGTTTTGAGACGGAAGCGCGTGCACTTTTCGCACGGGGTGATTTGCATACGGACTTGCCCTCCATTCGCTGTGTCGGTTACCGCCAGATGTGGTCATATTTTTCTGGCGAAATTAGTTACGATGAGATGGTTTATCGTGGTATTTGCGCAACACGTCAGTTGGCCAAGCGCCAAATGACCTGGTTACGGGGCTGGAACTCGGTACATTGGCTGGACAGCGAGAAGCCGGGAGAGGCTTTGGACTCGGTAATACAGGTTGTTAGTGCATAG
- the nsrR gene encoding nitric oxide-sensing transcriptional repressor NsrR codes for MQLTSFTDYGLRALIYMASLPPDKMTNISEVTEVYGVSRNHMVKIINQLSRVGFVTAVRGKNGGIRLGKPAETIRLGDVVRALEPLSLVNCSSDFCHITPACRLKQVLHQGVQNFLEELDNHTLAEMVEDNPPLYKLLLVE; via the coding sequence GTGCAGTTAACAAGTTTTACTGATTATGGCCTGCGGGCGTTGATCTACATGGCCTCGCTGCCGCCGGACAAAATGACCAACATCTCGGAAGTGACCGAGGTATACGGCGTGTCCCGCAACCATATGGTTAAGATCATCAATCAGTTAAGTCGCGTCGGCTTTGTCACCGCAGTGCGCGGGAAAAACGGCGGCATCCGTTTGGGCAAGCCGGCCGAAACCATTCGTCTCGGCGACGTGGTCAGAGCGCTGGAGCCGCTCTCACTGGTCAACTGCAGCAGTGATTTTTGCCACATAACCCCTGCCTGCCGCCTGAAGCAGGTGCTCCATCAGGGCGTACAGAATTTCCTTGAAGAGCTGGATAACCACACTCTGGCCGAGATGGTCGAAGATAATCCGCCGCTCTACAAGCTATTGCTTGTCGAATAA
- a CDS encoding adenylosuccinate synthase, translating to MGKNVVVLGTQWGDEGKGKVVDLLTERAQYVVRYQGGHNAGHTLVINGEKTVLHLIPSGILRANVTSIIGNGVVLAPDALMKEMGELEARGIPVRERLLLSEACPLILPYHVALDNAREKARGAKAIGTTGRGIGPAYEDKVARRGLRVSDLFNKETFAVKLKEIVDYHNFQLVNYYKAEAVDYQATLDYVLSIADILTGMVVDVSELLDGARKRGDLIMFEGAQGTLLDIDHGTYPYVTSSNTTAGGVATGSGIGPRYVDYVLGIVKAYSTRVGAGPFPTELFDETGEYLCKQGNEFGATTGRRRRTGWLDAVAVRRAVQINSLSGFCLTKLDVLDGLKEVKICVGYRMPDGREMTTTPLAAEGWEGIEPIYESMPGWSETTFGVKEHSKLPQAALDYIKRIEELTGVPVDIISTGPDRSETMILRDPFDA from the coding sequence ATGGGTAAGAACGTCGTCGTACTGGGCACCCAATGGGGTGACGAAGGTAAGGGCAAGGTCGTAGACCTGCTGACTGAACGGGCTCAATATGTTGTGCGCTACCAAGGTGGCCATAACGCTGGCCACACTCTGGTTATTAACGGTGAAAAAACCGTCCTTCATTTAATTCCTTCAGGCATCCTGCGTGCAAACGTAACCAGCATCATCGGCAACGGTGTTGTTCTGGCGCCAGACGCCTTGATGAAAGAAATGGGTGAACTCGAAGCGCGCGGCATCCCGGTACGCGAACGTCTGTTACTGTCCGAAGCCTGCCCGCTGATCCTGCCTTACCACGTTGCGTTGGATAACGCGCGTGAGAAAGCGCGCGGTGCGAAAGCCATCGGCACCACCGGTCGCGGCATCGGCCCGGCTTACGAAGATAAAGTGGCTCGCCGCGGTCTGCGCGTCAGCGACCTGTTCAACAAAGAAACCTTCGCCGTCAAGCTGAAGGAAATTGTTGATTACCACAACTTCCAGCTGGTCAACTACTACAAAGCCGAAGCCGTGGATTATCAGGCCACCCTGGACTACGTGCTGTCTATCGCCGACATCCTGACCGGCATGGTGGTAGACGTTTCCGAACTGCTGGACGGCGCGCGCAAGCGTGGCGACCTGATCATGTTCGAAGGCGCTCAGGGCACCCTGCTGGATATCGACCACGGTACCTATCCGTACGTGACCTCTTCCAACACCACCGCCGGCGGCGTGGCGACGGGTTCCGGCATCGGTCCACGTTATGTGGATTACGTGCTGGGCATCGTTAAAGCTTACTCCACTCGCGTGGGTGCGGGTCCGTTCCCAACCGAACTGTTCGACGAAACCGGCGAATACCTGTGCAAACAGGGTAACGAGTTCGGCGCCACTACCGGCCGCCGTCGTCGTACCGGTTGGCTGGACGCGGTGGCGGTGCGTCGCGCAGTGCAGATCAACTCCCTGTCCGGCTTCTGCCTGACCAAGCTGGACGTGCTGGACGGCTTGAAAGAAGTGAAAATCTGCGTGGGTTACCGCATGCCGGACGGCCGCGAAATGACCACCACTCCGCTGGCGGCTGAAGGTTGGGAAGGTATCGAACCTATCTACGAAAGCATGCCGGGCTGGAGCGAAACCACCTTTGGCGTGAAAGAGCACAGCAAACTGCCGCAGGCGGCGCTGGACTACATCAAACGCATTGAAGAACTGACCGGCGTACCGGTAGACATCATCTCTACTGGCCCAGACCGTAGCGAAACCATGATCCTGCGCGACCCGTTCGACGCATAA